Proteins encoded in a region of the Streptomyces violaceoruber genome:
- a CDS encoding antitoxin, producing MGILDKMKSMAGKDKDKSRKMSDAAERQVNQRTGGKYEKQVDAAQQQAEGKLGFGREQGGGREQQ from the coding sequence ATGGGCATCCTCGACAAGATGAAGAGCATGGCCGGCAAGGACAAGGACAAGTCAAGGAAGATGTCCGACGCCGCCGAACGCCAGGTCAACCAGAGGACCGGCGGCAAGTACGAGAAGCAGGTCGACGCCGCGCAGCAGCAGGCCGAGGGCAAGCTCGGCTTCGGACGCGAGCAGGGCGGCGGCCGGGAGCAGCAGTAG
- a CDS encoding HNH endonuclease family protein translates to MTRHSRIRTGWAAGAAALALALVTGCEGLEADGDAPASGGGAQAPAAGHAVSPLDNPDGTEPGLAPVTGDSPQAAARKLIDGLPTKGRGPKTGYDRDEFGYAWMDTADGVPLARNGCDTRNDLLKRDGQEVRFKSGSDCVVIAMTLDDPYTGTSIEWRKQKASEVQIDHVVPLSYSWQMGSSRWPENKREQLANDPLNLLPVEGRANSAKRDSGPASWLPPDKAVRCAYAVRFAQVAAKYELAVTEADRAMMAKQCEG, encoded by the coding sequence ATGACGCGGCACAGCAGGATCCGTACCGGTTGGGCCGCGGGGGCGGCGGCCCTCGCCCTGGCCCTGGTGACCGGCTGCGAAGGCCTGGAGGCCGACGGCGACGCCCCGGCCTCGGGCGGCGGCGCCCAGGCTCCCGCCGCGGGCCACGCCGTCAGCCCGCTGGACAACCCGGACGGCACCGAGCCGGGCCTCGCCCCGGTCACGGGCGACAGCCCGCAGGCGGCCGCCCGCAAGCTGATCGACGGTCTGCCCACCAAGGGGCGCGGTCCGAAGACCGGGTACGACCGGGACGAGTTCGGCTACGCCTGGATGGACACCGCCGACGGCGTCCCGCTCGCCCGCAACGGCTGCGACACCCGCAACGACCTGCTCAAACGCGACGGCCAGGAGGTCCGCTTCAAGTCCGGCTCGGACTGTGTGGTCATCGCGATGACGCTGGACGACCCGTACACCGGGACGAGCATCGAGTGGCGCAAGCAGAAGGCGAGCGAGGTCCAGATCGACCACGTCGTGCCGCTGTCCTACAGCTGGCAGATGGGCTCCTCGCGGTGGCCGGAGAACAAGCGCGAGCAGCTGGCCAACGACCCGCTCAACCTGCTCCCCGTCGAGGGCCGCGCCAACTCCGCCAAGCGCGACTCCGGCCCGGCCTCCTGGCTGCCGCCGGACAAGGCGGTCCGGTGCGCGTACGCGGTCCGCTTCGCCCAGGTCGCCGCCAAGTACGAGCTGGCGGTGACGGAGGCGGACCGGGCGATGATGGCGAAGCAGTGCGAGGGCTGA
- a CDS encoding N-6 DNA methylase, whose translation MQEHGTEVTAAGIARLAGVGRAAVSNWRRRHADFPRPVGGTETSPSFALADVEAWLRAQGKLAEVPPRERVWQQLAGHPEGPVAALVQAGCVLLLIHDRPTLWLDASAGSDERLADLLPAALDQVLDARFGTGPQRAVTTPAGPRLLPSAPLLRGAAELAAGPGARKAYEFLLGRHLDANPRQYTLTPDPLADLMAELAGPARTVLDPACGTGSLLRAAAATTRPGQELYGQESEPALAALTALRLALSTDATVRIAAGDSLRADARTGLRADAALCHPPFNERNWGHDELAYDPRWEYGFPARTESELAWVQHALARVRDGGTVVVLMPPAAASRRSGRRVRADLLRRGALHAVIALPVGAAPPYNLPLHLWVLRRPERAPAQPGVLLADTGQFAGEGRGGPDWRSVRDAVLDAWTAFDRTGRLDDRPGLARCLPVIELLDDDVDLAPARHLPPPTATGGTERLTDVRERLDETLRLTAELAPAAPGTGRAAPRRPLTTVGELARGGALVLRTGTNGGHARVPLLTDHDVLTGTGPSGTLPEGDEEPVLTEPGDVVVPVLGGGSVARVIDADTAGAALGRNLVLLRPDPAALDPWFLAGFLRGTANHRQASSYASTATRLDVRRLQLPRLPLEAQRGYGDRFRALDEFERALRLAGRLGEQLARGMYDGLTDGTVAPD comes from the coding sequence GTGCAGGAACACGGGACAGAGGTGACCGCCGCCGGTATCGCGCGGCTCGCCGGCGTCGGCCGCGCCGCCGTCAGCAACTGGCGCCGTCGGCACGCGGACTTCCCCAGACCGGTCGGCGGCACCGAGACCAGCCCGTCCTTCGCCCTCGCCGACGTCGAGGCATGGCTGCGCGCCCAGGGCAAACTCGCCGAGGTCCCCCCGCGCGAACGCGTCTGGCAGCAACTGGCCGGCCACCCGGAGGGCCCGGTCGCCGCCCTGGTGCAGGCCGGCTGCGTCCTCCTGCTGATCCACGACCGCCCCACCCTCTGGCTGGACGCGAGCGCCGGCTCCGACGAACGCCTCGCCGACCTGCTGCCCGCCGCCCTCGACCAGGTGCTCGACGCCCGCTTCGGCACCGGCCCCCAGCGCGCCGTCACCACCCCGGCCGGCCCCCGGCTGCTCCCCTCCGCACCGCTGCTGCGCGGCGCCGCCGAACTCGCCGCCGGACCGGGCGCCCGCAAGGCCTACGAGTTCCTGCTCGGCCGGCACCTCGACGCCAACCCGCGGCAGTACACGCTCACCCCGGACCCGCTCGCCGACCTGATGGCCGAACTCGCCGGTCCCGCCCGCACGGTGCTCGACCCCGCCTGCGGCACCGGCTCCCTGCTCCGCGCCGCTGCCGCCACCACCCGGCCCGGGCAGGAGCTGTACGGCCAGGAGAGCGAACCCGCGCTGGCCGCCCTCACCGCGCTGCGGCTCGCCCTGAGCACGGACGCCACCGTGCGCATCGCCGCAGGTGACAGCCTGCGCGCCGACGCCCGCACCGGCCTGCGCGCCGACGCCGCGCTGTGCCACCCGCCGTTCAACGAGCGCAACTGGGGCCACGACGAACTCGCCTACGACCCCCGCTGGGAGTACGGCTTCCCGGCCCGCACCGAGTCCGAACTGGCCTGGGTGCAGCACGCCCTGGCCCGGGTCAGGGACGGCGGCACCGTCGTCGTCCTGATGCCGCCCGCCGCGGCCTCCCGCCGCTCCGGCCGCCGGGTCCGCGCCGACCTGCTGCGCCGGGGCGCGCTGCACGCCGTCATCGCCCTGCCGGTCGGCGCGGCACCGCCGTACAACCTCCCCCTGCACCTGTGGGTGCTGCGCCGGCCCGAGCGGGCGCCCGCACAGCCCGGGGTGCTGCTCGCCGACACGGGGCAGTTCGCCGGAGAGGGGCGCGGCGGGCCGGACTGGCGTTCCGTGCGGGACGCCGTACTCGACGCCTGGACCGCGTTCGACCGCACCGGCCGGCTCGACGACCGGCCGGGCCTCGCCCGCTGCCTGCCCGTCATCGAACTCCTCGACGACGACGTCGACCTGGCCCCCGCCCGCCACCTGCCGCCCCCCACCGCCACCGGCGGCACCGAACGGCTCACGGACGTACGCGAGCGCCTCGACGAGACCCTGCGCCTGACCGCGGAGCTGGCCCCCGCGGCCCCCGGCACCGGACGCGCCGCACCGCGCAGGCCGCTCACCACCGTCGGCGAACTCGCCCGCGGCGGCGCCCTCGTGCTGCGCACCGGCACGAACGGCGGCCACGCGCGCGTGCCCCTGCTCACCGACCACGACGTCCTCACCGGCACGGGCCCCTCGGGCACCCTCCCGGAGGGCGACGAGGAACCCGTCCTGACCGAACCCGGTGACGTCGTCGTGCCCGTCCTCGGCGGCGGCTCCGTCGCGCGCGTGATCGACGCGGACACGGCCGGCGCCGCCCTCGGACGCAACCTCGTGCTCCTGCGCCCCGACCCCGCCGCCCTCGACCCCTGGTTCCTCGCCGGGTTCCTGCGCGGCACCGCCAACCACCGGCAGGCCAGCAGCTACGCCTCCACCGCCACCCGCCTCGACGTACGGCGCCTCCAACTGCCCCGGCTGCCCCTCGAAGCCCAGCGCGGCTACGGCGACCGCTTCCGCGCCCTCGACGAGTTCGAGCGCGCGCTGCGCCTCGCGGGCCGCCTGGGGGAGCAACTGGCGCGGGGCATGTACGACGGGCTCACGGACGGCACGGTCGCCCCCGACTGA